A window from Flavobacterium sp. 83 encodes these proteins:
- a CDS encoding DNA-3-methyladenine glycosylase I — translation MQEKTRCKWCVGIAIYEKYHDEEWGVPVYDDQKLFEFLILETFQAGLSWITILKKRENFKLAFDNFDYTKVALYTEDKIQELLQDTGIIRNQLKIRSAVSNAISFMKIQDEFGSFSKYIWEFTEGQPINNNRKTLKEVPATTPLSDAISKDLKKHGFKFMGSTVVYAHMQATGMVDDHIEDCWKKQ, via the coding sequence ATGCAAGAAAAAACAAGATGTAAATGGTGTGTTGGTATTGCTATTTACGAAAAATACCATGACGAAGAATGGGGTGTTCCAGTCTATGATGATCAAAAATTATTTGAATTCCTAATTTTGGAAACCTTTCAGGCTGGTTTAAGTTGGATTACAATTTTAAAAAAGAGAGAAAATTTCAAATTAGCTTTTGATAATTTTGACTATACGAAAGTTGCACTTTACACCGAAGATAAAATCCAAGAATTATTACAAGACACTGGTATTATTCGCAATCAATTAAAAATCCGTTCTGCGGTTTCAAATGCTATTTCGTTTATGAAAATACAGGATGAATTTGGCAGTTTTTCCAAATACATTTGGGAATTCACCGAAGGTCAACCAATAAATAACAATCGCAAAACGCTAAAAGAAGTTCCTGCCACCACTCCACTTTCGGACGCTATCAGTAAAGATTTAAAAAAACACGGGTTTAAATTCATGGGCTCTACAGTAGTTTATGCGCACATGCAAGCGACCGGAATGGTAGAC
- a CDS encoding queuosine precursor transporter — protein MFRSKKDVVFVILAGIFITNAVVAELIGGKLIQVGPFVMSIGILPWPVVFLTTDLINEYFGEKGVKKLSYITACLIAYAFIILLLAILVPAAKGISPVNDSQFYAVFGQSMWIIAGSIIAFLVSQLIDVTVFWFFKNRTGERKIWLRTTGSTVVSQLFDSFIVLGIAFWLPGKINFDTFLSSAITGYTFKLGIAILLTPLIYLGHHLIKKYLSEETE, from the coding sequence ATGTTTAGATCAAAAAAAGATGTTGTGTTTGTTATTCTAGCAGGAATCTTCATTACCAATGCAGTTGTAGCAGAATTAATTGGTGGGAAATTGATACAAGTTGGTCCTTTCGTTATGAGCATCGGAATTTTGCCGTGGCCAGTAGTTTTCCTAACTACCGACTTAATCAACGAATACTTTGGAGAAAAGGGAGTGAAAAAATTGTCCTATATCACCGCTTGCTTAATTGCCTATGCCTTCATCATTCTGCTTTTAGCAATACTTGTTCCCGCTGCAAAAGGAATTAGTCCCGTAAATGATTCCCAATTTTACGCAGTATTTGGTCAAAGTATGTGGATTATTGCCGGTAGTATAATTGCTTTTTTAGTTTCCCAATTAATTGATGTAACCGTTTTTTGGTTCTTCAAAAACAGAACAGGAGAACGAAAAATATGGCTCCGAACGACCGGTTCAACAGTAGTTTCACAATTATTCGATTCCTTTATTGTACTAGGAATTGCATTTTGGTTACCTGGAAAAATCAACTTTGACACTTTCCTTAGTTCTGCGATAACCGGTTATACATTCAAATTAGGAATTGCTATTTTATTGACTCCCTTGATTTATTTAGGACACCATTTAATAAAAAAATATTTATCAGAAGAAACAGAATAA
- the tsf gene encoding translation elongation factor Ts, translating into MATITAADVNKLRQTTGAGMMDCKKALVEADGDFDKAIQNLREKGQKVAANRSDRESSEGAAVSFINADKTKGAIITLNCETDFVGKNEAFVTLAKELVERAINYSSKEEFLASDFNGITVAEKLIEQTGVIGEKIEIGGFEILEGAFVGSYVHVNKIAALTAISAPIANGDVLTKDISMQVASMGADTLSYKDFDPSFVDSELAARIAIIEKENEEAKRLGKTLKNVPKHISFSQLTEEVLKQAEEDAKAELKAEGKPEQIWDKIIPGKVQRFISDNTTLDQEKALLDQNFIKDDSKKVSDYVKGFNVEITGFKRVTLG; encoded by the coding sequence ATGGCAACAATTACTGCTGCAGACGTAAATAAATTAAGACAAACTACAGGCGCCGGAATGATGGACTGTAAAAAGGCTTTAGTTGAAGCTGATGGAGATTTTGACAAAGCTATTCAAAACCTTAGAGAAAAAGGACAAAAAGTAGCTGCTAACCGTTCTGACCGTGAATCTTCTGAAGGAGCTGCTGTATCTTTTATTAATGCAGACAAAACTAAAGGAGCTATCATCACTTTAAACTGTGAGACAGATTTCGTAGGTAAAAACGAAGCTTTCGTAACTTTAGCTAAAGAATTAGTTGAAAGAGCGATTAACTACTCTTCTAAAGAGGAATTTTTAGCTTCAGATTTCAACGGAATTACTGTTGCTGAAAAACTAATCGAGCAAACTGGAGTAATTGGAGAAAAAATTGAAATCGGTGGTTTTGAAATTTTAGAAGGTGCTTTCGTTGGATCTTATGTTCACGTTAACAAAATTGCTGCTTTAACTGCAATATCTGCACCAATTGCTAATGGTGACGTTTTAACTAAAGACATCTCTATGCAAGTGGCTTCTATGGGAGCTGATACATTATCTTATAAAGATTTTGACCCATCTTTCGTTGATTCTGAACTTGCTGCTCGTATTGCTATCATCGAAAAAGAAAATGAAGAAGCAAAACGTTTAGGAAAAACATTGAAAAATGTTCCTAAACACATTTCTTTCTCTCAATTAACTGAAGAAGTTTTAAAACAAGCTGAAGAGGATGCTAAAGCTGAATTAAAAGCTGAAGGTAAACCAGAACAAATTTGGGATAAAATTATCCCTGGAAAAGTTCAACGTTTCATCTCTGACAATACTACTTTAGATCAAGAGAAAGCCTTATTAGATCAAAACTTCATCAAAGATGACAGTAAAAAAGTTAGCGATTATGTTAAAGGATTCAACGTTGAGATTACAGGTTTCAAAAGAGTTACTTTAGGATAA
- the rpsB gene encoding 30S ribosomal protein S2 — protein sequence MANKVEVKELLEAGVHFGHMTRKWDPNMAPYIYMERNGIHIINLYKTAAKIEEANEALKKIAASGRKILFVATKKQAKDIVAEKAKAANMPYITERWPGGMLTNFVTIRKAVKKMATIDKMKKDGTFMTLSKKERLQVDRLRAKLEKNLGSIADMSRLPAALFVVDIKAEHIAIKEAQKLNIPVFAMVDTNSDPREVEYVIPSNDDASKSIDKILSLVTAAIVEGLSDRGSDKEGDATAEVVAPAAEAVEVAPAVEAAAPTATEE from the coding sequence CAAACATGGCTCCTTACATTTATATGGAGCGTAATGGTATTCACATTATCAATCTATATAAAACTGCAGCAAAAATTGAAGAAGCTAATGAAGCTTTGAAAAAAATCGCTGCATCAGGTAGAAAAATATTATTCGTTGCTACCAAAAAACAAGCAAAAGACATCGTTGCTGAAAAAGCAAAAGCTGCAAACATGCCTTACATCACTGAAAGATGGCCTGGTGGAATGCTAACTAACTTCGTAACTATCCGTAAAGCTGTTAAAAAAATGGCTACTATTGATAAAATGAAGAAAGATGGTACATTCATGACCCTTTCTAAAAAAGAGCGTTTACAAGTTGATCGTCTTCGTGCTAAATTAGAGAAAAATTTAGGTTCAATCGCTGACATGTCTAGACTACCAGCTGCATTGTTCGTAGTTGATATCAAAGCGGAACATATCGCAATAAAAGAAGCTCAAAAATTAAACATTCCAGTTTTCGCAATGGTGGATACTAATTCTGACCCAAGAGAGGTTGAATACGTAATCCCATCTAACGATGATGCTTCTAAATCAATTGATAAAATTTTATCTTTAGTTACAGCTGCAATTGTTGAAGGACTTTCTGATAGAGGTTCTGACAAAGAAGGTGACGCAACTGCTGAAGTTGTTGCTCCTGCTGCTGAAGCTGTAGAAGTTGCTCCTGCTGTAGAAGCTGCTGCTCCAACTGCAACTGAAGAATAA